One genomic segment of Nocardia spumae includes these proteins:
- a CDS encoding aldehyde dehydrogenase family protein, with protein MSDYTTTAHADGAQPPTTFPPRRLWIGGRWRDASDHATYRSENPTTREHICDIADATAEDVDDAVHAAQAAFDDSGWKERGGAERGRILLRAAELIEAQTHYLSALETLEVGKLYKDGVFGDIPATLATFRYYAGYADKLHGSTVQLPDYAGRHRLNYTLREPLGVIGAITPWNNPIVVAGWKVAPALAAGNTVVIKPPEDAALSILRLAEILAEAGVPDGVFNVVPGRGETAGAALARHPGLAKLTFTGSPEVGASMNTHAGGQFRKVTLELGGKNPQIVFPDADLDRALPFVAVGNFLHQGQVCAAGTRVYVHDSLVAEVTRRLADYAETLTLGDPFAPDITMGPVVNRQQHERIGGYLDLGISEGAELVTGGALADRSGYFVEPTVFLGRHDHRIAREEIFGPVATIIPFSDTADVLTLANDSRFGLNAIIYTENLHTAATTARDLRVGNVWINAFGIPDMTTPWGGRAGSGIGRELGPAGIGAYTEEKTVQMMF; from the coding sequence GTGTCCGACTACACCACCACCGCGCACGCCGATGGAGCGCAGCCACCGACCACCTTCCCGCCCCGCCGCCTGTGGATCGGGGGCCGCTGGCGCGATGCGAGCGACCACGCGACCTACCGATCCGAGAATCCGACCACCCGCGAACACATCTGCGATATCGCCGACGCCACCGCGGAGGATGTCGACGACGCCGTGCACGCGGCACAGGCGGCCTTCGACGACAGCGGCTGGAAGGAGAGGGGCGGCGCCGAACGTGGCCGGATCCTGCTGCGGGCAGCGGAACTGATCGAAGCGCAGACCCATTATCTGTCCGCACTCGAGACGCTGGAGGTCGGAAAACTCTACAAGGACGGCGTATTCGGCGATATCCCGGCCACCCTCGCGACGTTCCGGTATTACGCCGGATACGCCGACAAATTGCACGGCTCGACGGTGCAACTCCCCGATTACGCCGGTCGTCATCGGCTCAATTACACGCTGCGTGAACCGCTCGGCGTGATCGGTGCGATCACGCCGTGGAACAACCCGATCGTGGTGGCCGGCTGGAAGGTCGCACCGGCACTCGCCGCGGGCAATACCGTCGTGATCAAACCGCCCGAGGACGCCGCGCTGTCGATCCTGCGGCTGGCCGAGATCCTCGCCGAGGCGGGGGTCCCGGACGGCGTGTTCAACGTTGTCCCCGGCCGCGGCGAGACCGCCGGCGCCGCGCTGGCCCGCCATCCCGGCCTGGCGAAACTGACCTTCACCGGCAGCCCGGAGGTCGGCGCCTCGATGAATACCCATGCGGGCGGCCAGTTCCGCAAGGTGACACTGGAATTGGGTGGCAAGAATCCCCAGATCGTCTTTCCCGACGCCGATCTCGATCGCGCGCTGCCGTTCGTCGCCGTGGGCAACTTCTTGCACCAGGGCCAGGTCTGCGCGGCCGGAACCCGGGTCTACGTGCACGACAGCCTGGTCGCGGAGGTGACCCGGCGGCTGGCCGATTATGCCGAGACCCTCACGCTGGGCGACCCTTTCGCCCCCGACATCACCATGGGACCGGTGGTGAACCGGCAGCAGCACGAGCGGATCGGCGGCTATCTCGATCTCGGTATCAGCGAGGGCGCGGAGTTGGTGACCGGTGGCGCCCTGGCCGACCGGTCCGGCTACTTCGTCGAACCGACCGTCTTCCTCGGCCGTCACGACCATCGGATCGCCCGGGAGGAGATCTTCGGCCCGGTCGCCACGATCATCCCGTTCTCCGACACCGCCGATGTGCTCACACTGGCCAATGACAGCCGCTTCGGCCTCAACGCGATCATCTACACCGAGAATCTGCACACCGCGGCGACCACCGCCCGCGATCTGCGAGTCGGCAACGTGTGGATCAACGCCTTCGGCATCCCCGATATGACCACGCCCTGGGGCGGCCGGGCCGGCAGCGGTATCGGCCGCGAACTCGGCCCGGCCGGAATCGGGGCCTACACCGAGGAGAAGACCGTTCAGATGATGTTCTGA
- a CDS encoding DUF4191 domain-containing protein has protein sequence MAAGKGGTPSKEDKAAAKAARRQASKERRQQLWQTFQMVRKEDKLLLPLMIGALVGITVVLFLVGFLFDMQWFLLPVGILLGALVAFIIFGRRVQKNVYAKAEGQAGAAWWVLDNLQGKWRATQAVAATTQLDAVHRVIGLPGVVLVAEGSPQRVKSLLAQEKKKTARLVGDTPIYDIVIGNDEGQVPLKGLQRHLTKLPRNIDAKRMDLIEGRLTALATRGGPALPKGPLPGGAKMRGVQRTIRRR, from the coding sequence ATGGCAGCAGGTAAGGGCGGCACACCGTCGAAGGAAGACAAGGCCGCGGCGAAGGCTGCGCGCAGGCAGGCGTCGAAGGAGCGGCGTCAGCAGCTCTGGCAGACGTTCCAGATGGTGCGCAAGGAAGACAAGCTGCTGCTGCCGCTGATGATCGGCGCGCTGGTCGGCATCACCGTGGTGTTGTTCCTGGTCGGCTTCCTGTTCGACATGCAGTGGTTCCTGCTGCCGGTCGGCATTCTGCTCGGCGCGCTGGTCGCCTTCATCATCTTCGGCCGCCGGGTGCAGAAGAACGTCTACGCCAAGGCCGAAGGCCAGGCCGGTGCGGCCTGGTGGGTGCTGGACAATCTGCAGGGTAAGTGGCGCGCCACCCAGGCCGTCGCCGCGACCACCCAGCTCGACGCCGTCCACCGCGTCATCGGCCTGCCGGGTGTGGTCCTGGTCGCCGAGGGCTCGCCGCAGCGGGTGAAATCGCTGCTGGCGCAGGAGAAGAAGAAGACCGCGCGACTCGTCGGCGATACCCCGATCTACGACATCGTCATCGGCAACGACGAGGGCCAGGTTCCGCTGAAGGGCCTGCAGCGCCACCTGACCAAGCTGCCGCGCAATATCGATGCCAAGCGTATGGACCTCATCGAGGGCCGTCTCACCGCACTGGCCACCCGCGGTGGCCCGGCGCTGCCGAAGGGCCCGCTGCCCGGGGGCGCCAAGATGCGCGGAGTGCAGCGCACCATCCGCCGCCGCTAG
- a CDS encoding cytochrome P450, which yields MSVMSSSAPLFEGRELPPGPRRKLRATLAFQRSPLQFLSRMIEDHGDIFSLDLLGMPMVLINHPDHVDHILRTRHRNYDRGGPAYDIMRTLFGAGLTVASRPGWLLQRRLLQPAFHRERVAAFGELMTDTVESILDGWEQTQGRPVDLRAEMNRLALRVVVRALFAMDPADAMIRRFTDAVDTATEELAAYLRFPLVPLSVPTPGHRRFHRALRVVNEITHEVIRQHRRDEHDRGSLLSMMMRARDEDTGEGMSDTQLRDEVFAMLFAGHETSASTLTWAWYLIGRHPEVEQRLRAEVDTVLGGRRPTMDDLPQLSYTRRVIDETLRLYPPGWQLVRQAAHEDEIGGYRIPAGSTIFFSSYFVHRHPDFWDAPERFDPDRFADSEGGRRDRLGYFPFGAGPRLCIGNVFAMAEMQFTLAMTVQRYRFVPSCRTPIEPKALITLGMAEPFTVHLEPPQHRVATEGFG from the coding sequence ATGTCGGTAATGTCATCGTCGGCCCCCCTATTCGAGGGACGTGAACTTCCACCGGGCCCGCGGAGGAAGCTGCGGGCGACACTGGCGTTCCAGCGCTCGCCGTTGCAATTCCTGTCCCGGATGATCGAGGACCACGGCGATATCTTTTCTCTCGATCTGCTCGGAATGCCGATGGTGCTGATCAACCATCCCGACCACGTCGATCACATCCTCAGAACCCGCCACCGGAACTACGATCGGGGTGGCCCCGCCTACGACATCATGCGGACGTTGTTCGGCGCGGGTCTGACCGTGGCGTCCAGACCGGGATGGCTGTTGCAGCGCCGGCTCTTGCAACCCGCCTTCCACCGCGAGCGGGTCGCCGCCTTCGGTGAGCTCATGACCGACACCGTCGAATCCATCCTTGATGGTTGGGAGCAAACGCAGGGCAGACCCGTCGATTTGCGTGCCGAGATGAACCGGCTCGCGTTGCGGGTCGTGGTTCGCGCGCTGTTCGCGATGGATCCGGCCGACGCGATGATCCGGCGCTTCACCGATGCGGTCGACACCGCGACCGAGGAGCTGGCCGCCTATCTGAGATTTCCGCTGGTGCCACTGTCGGTTCCGACCCCGGGACATCGGCGTTTTCATCGCGCCCTGCGAGTCGTGAACGAGATCACCCATGAGGTGATCCGTCAGCACCGGCGGGACGAGCACGATCGCGGCAGCCTGCTGTCGATGATGATGCGGGCCCGCGACGAAGACACCGGTGAGGGTATGAGCGACACCCAGCTGCGCGACGAGGTGTTCGCCATGCTGTTCGCCGGACACGAAACCAGCGCCAGCACGCTCACCTGGGCTTGGTATCTGATCGGTCGTCACCCCGAGGTCGAACAGCGACTGCGCGCGGAGGTCGACACGGTGCTGGGTGGGCGTCGGCCGACCATGGACGATCTGCCGCAGCTGAGCTACACCCGCCGTGTCATCGACGAGACACTGCGGCTGTATCCGCCGGGCTGGCAGCTCGTGCGGCAGGCGGCACACGAGGACGAGATCGGTGGTTATCGCATTCCCGCCGGCAGCACGATCTTCTTCAGCAGCTACTTCGTGCACCGTCACCCGGACTTCTGGGACGCCCCCGAACGATTCGACCCGGACCGCTTCGCGGACTCGGAGGGTGGGAGACGAGACAGACTTGGTTACTTCCCCTTCGGCGCCGGCCCCAGGCTCTGCATCGGAAACGTATTCGCCATGGCCGAAATGCAGTTCACACTGGCGATGACCGTGCAGCGCTACCGGTTCGTGCCGTCGTGCCGGACACCGATCGAACCCAAAGCTCTGATCACCCTCGGAATGGCCGAGCCGTTCACCGTCCATCTCGAGCCTCCGCAGCATCGAGTCGCCACCGAAGGGTTCGGGTGA
- a CDS encoding alpha/beta hydrolase family protein, producing MSESFERIPVILRHENQPTVRETYGFTGGHGVVLEGQLLRPPGDRRRGTVFVFQHPTSTLNLLPMPTALAERGHHVLCAAGRYPKNDSALVMEKVVLDLGAWVRWARETGGYERVILVGWSGGGSLSLLYQAEALDPTITATPAGDPVDIAGAGLSPADGVVFIAAHLSRAETLTEWLDPSVIDETDPYHRDATWDIYADNARRQPPFDPEFVAGFRAAQRARNRRISEWALGRLAELRAADGPEQEQPFLVHRTMCDVRWIDPAVDPNDRRPNWCYLGDPRTANVGPVGLARYTTLRSWLSQWSLDHSVAGGARNAARITAGPVLQIENSADDAVPATHNPIVRDALATPDRTYRVIAGATHYYVGQPDHLRTCLEYVEQWAAERDLIVPAPT from the coding sequence GTGAGCGAATCGTTCGAACGGATCCCGGTGATCCTGCGGCACGAGAATCAGCCCACGGTCCGCGAGACCTACGGATTCACCGGCGGCCACGGTGTCGTCCTCGAGGGGCAACTGCTGCGCCCGCCCGGCGATCGGCGCCGCGGGACCGTCTTCGTCTTCCAGCATCCGACCTCCACCCTGAACCTTCTGCCGATGCCCACCGCACTCGCCGAGCGCGGCCATCATGTGCTGTGCGCGGCAGGTCGCTATCCCAAGAACGATTCCGCGCTGGTGATGGAGAAGGTGGTCCTCGATCTCGGAGCGTGGGTGCGCTGGGCCCGGGAGACCGGCGGTTACGAGCGGGTGATCCTGGTCGGCTGGTCCGGCGGCGGTTCACTGTCGCTGCTGTATCAGGCCGAGGCACTCGATCCGACCATCACCGCCACACCGGCCGGGGATCCGGTGGATATCGCCGGTGCCGGACTCTCCCCCGCCGACGGGGTCGTGTTCATCGCGGCCCACCTGTCGCGCGCCGAAACGCTCACCGAATGGCTGGATCCGTCGGTGATCGACGAAACCGACCCCTATCACCGCGATGCCACCTGGGATATCTACGCCGACAACGCCCGGCGACAGCCGCCGTTCGATCCCGAATTCGTGGCCGGATTCCGGGCGGCCCAGCGCGCCCGCAACCGCCGCATCTCCGAGTGGGCGCTGGGTCGGCTTGCCGAACTCCGTGCGGCGGACGGGCCCGAACAGGAGCAGCCCTTCCTGGTCCACCGGACCATGTGCGATGTGCGCTGGATCGATCCGGCGGTCGATCCCAACGATCGCCGCCCCAACTGGTGCTATCTCGGCGACCCGCGCACCGCCAATGTCGGACCGGTCGGACTCGCTCGCTACACCACGCTGCGATCATGGCTGAGCCAGTGGAGCCTGGACCATTCGGTGGCGGGCGGGGCCCGCAACGCCGCCCGGATCACCGCGGGTCCGGTCCTGCAGATCGAGAACTCCGCCGACGACGCGGTGCCGGCCACCCACAATCCGATCGTGCGCGACGCGCTCGCTACTCCGGACCGGACCTATCGGGTGATCGCGGGCGCGACGCACTACTACGTCGGACAGCCCGACCACCTGCGCACCTGTCTCGAATACGTCGAACAGTGGGCGGCCGAGCGGGATCTGATCGTCCCGGCGCCCACGTAG
- a CDS encoding aldo/keto reductase: MTTQPRDGELAGRAVGRIGYGAMQLEAGGDGVAVLRRAVELGVDHIDTAGFYGDGAVDALIRRALHPYPERLMLVGKVGAAHADGGLIPAQRPEQLRATVEADLRGLGVDRLDVVNLRRVDGPPGIVATGDQIVDLDDQLAELISLRAEGKIGAIGLSAVTVEQLIRAAPAGIACVQNMYNLLEREHEPMLAECAARGTAFVPFFPLGSGFPGRPKVSGHPVVRAVAARLGVTGNQVGLAWLLGRDPHVLLIPGTRSLAHLEENVAAARVRLDDRAFDDLNAVVPHG, encoded by the coding sequence ATGACGACGCAACCCCGCGACGGCGAACTCGCCGGCCGGGCGGTCGGCAGGATCGGTTACGGCGCAATGCAATTGGAAGCCGGTGGCGACGGTGTCGCGGTCCTGCGCCGCGCGGTCGAACTGGGTGTCGATCACATCGACACCGCCGGGTTCTACGGTGACGGCGCGGTCGACGCGCTGATCCGGCGGGCATTGCATCCGTATCCCGAGCGGCTGATGCTGGTCGGCAAGGTCGGCGCCGCGCACGCGGACGGCGGGCTGATCCCCGCGCAACGTCCGGAGCAGTTGCGGGCCACGGTGGAGGCGGATCTGCGCGGACTCGGCGTGGATCGGCTCGATGTGGTCAACCTGCGGCGGGTCGACGGTCCGCCCGGCATCGTGGCCACCGGCGATCAGATCGTCGACCTCGACGATCAGCTGGCCGAACTGATCTCGCTGCGCGCGGAGGGCAAGATCGGCGCGATCGGGCTCAGCGCGGTCACGGTGGAGCAGCTGATCCGGGCCGCACCCGCCGGTATCGCCTGTGTGCAGAACATGTACAACCTGCTGGAGCGGGAGCACGAGCCGATGCTCGCCGAATGTGCCGCGCGCGGAACGGCTTTCGTGCCGTTCTTTCCGCTCGGCTCCGGATTTCCGGGCCGCCCGAAGGTGAGCGGACATCCGGTGGTGCGCGCGGTCGCGGCCCGGCTCGGGGTGACGGGCAACCAGGTCGGGCTGGCCTGGCTGCTCGGCCGCGACCCGCATGTGCTGCTCATCCCCGGCACCCGCAGCCTCGCCCACCTGGAGGAGAATGTCGCGGCGGCCCGGGTGCGCCTGGACGATCGGGCCTTCGACGATCTGAATGCCGTTGTGCCACACGGGTGA
- a CDS encoding homogentisate 1,2-dioxygenase → MPYYRAVGEFPRQRHVAFTLGDGTATFEEFIGEEGFSGAGSLLYHRRVPSALVDARDWDLGDQALNANTPLLPRHFHPPDLFSDSTGRDAVRDRRTVLANADVRISYVVADRVSPLYSNGVGDEVIFVESGAATLDSVFGRIAVRQGDNVVVPRATVHRWLPDAAAGPLRLLCVEGAGHVRPPDRHRTRYGQFLEGSPITERDLRGPVGPLLADDAQADADTEVYVRHRAGAGLHGTVVVYDHHPFDVVGWDGHLYPYALNYRDFSPVVGAVLQPPPTYQILQGQGFVVCNFVPRPLEFAPGAIKVPYYHSNVDSDEVMFYFAGETAARKGSGIRTGSITLHPAAYTHGPRRQAYLDSPGFTEPNEMAFMVDTFRPLEVAEGGTASDVPGYPWSWSDKPHAGRRHAGSESTARQESQ, encoded by the coding sequence GTGCCGTACTACCGAGCGGTGGGAGAGTTTCCCCGGCAGCGTCATGTCGCCTTCACCCTGGGTGACGGCACCGCGACCTTCGAGGAGTTCATCGGAGAGGAGGGCTTCTCCGGGGCCGGTTCCCTGCTCTACCACCGCCGCGTGCCCTCGGCCCTCGTCGACGCCCGCGACTGGGATCTCGGCGACCAGGCGCTCAACGCCAACACTCCCCTGTTGCCCCGCCATTTCCACCCGCCGGATCTGTTCTCCGACAGCACCGGCCGCGACGCGGTGCGTGACCGTCGCACGGTACTGGCCAATGCCGATGTCCGGATCTCCTATGTCGTCGCCGACCGGGTCTCGCCGCTCTACAGCAACGGCGTCGGCGACGAGGTGATCTTCGTCGAGTCCGGCGCGGCCACCCTGGACAGCGTCTTCGGCCGGATCGCGGTGCGCCAGGGCGATAACGTCGTCGTACCCCGGGCCACCGTCCACCGCTGGCTCCCGGACGCGGCGGCCGGACCGCTGCGACTGCTGTGCGTCGAGGGCGCCGGACATGTGCGCCCACCCGATAGACATCGCACCCGCTACGGCCAGTTCCTGGAGGGCTCCCCGATCACCGAGCGCGATCTACGCGGACCGGTCGGGCCGCTGCTGGCCGACGACGCGCAGGCCGATGCCGATACCGAGGTCTACGTCAGACATCGCGCCGGCGCCGGCCTGCACGGCACGGTCGTCGTCTACGACCACCATCCCTTCGATGTGGTCGGCTGGGACGGCCATCTGTATCCCTACGCCCTGAACTACCGCGACTTCTCCCCCGTGGTCGGCGCGGTACTGCAGCCGCCCCCGACCTATCAGATCCTGCAGGGGCAGGGCTTCGTGGTGTGCAACTTCGTTCCGCGCCCACTGGAATTCGCGCCCGGTGCGATCAAGGTGCCCTACTACCACTCCAACGTGGATTCCGACGAGGTGATGTTCTACTTCGCCGGTGAGACCGCCGCCCGCAAGGGTTCGGGCATCCGCACCGGTTCGATCACCCTGCACCCCGCCGCCTACACCCACGGCCCGCGTCGCCAGGCCTACCTCGACTCGCCCGGATTCACCGAGCCCAACGAGATGGCGTTCATGGTCGACACCTTCCGCCCGCTGGAGGTGGCCGAGGGCGGCACCGCCAGCGATGTCCCCGGCTATCCGTGGAGCTGGTCGGACAAACCGCACGCCGGCCGGCGTCACGCCGGGAGCGAATCCACCGCACGACAGGAGAGCCAGTGA
- a CDS encoding ATP-binding protein, whose translation MTSFIDRRAQMAEVGNRLASSRLVTLTGIGGVGKTRLALRVAHKVKHEFAGGAWLVELGDLRDENLLVDVVAAAVGLRNRGARPILEMLIEQLSPSDLLLVLDNCEQVIDAVTELAESLLRTCPNLRILATSREALGLGGESVFAVPPMAIPGVTDQPSLRTAARFDAVTLFAERAAAAVPGFAITDDNRLTVARICARLDGLPLAIELAAARLRTMSPEQILSRLDDRFTLLTRGSRGAPKRQQTLRWSIGWSYDLCTSMEQRLWNQLSVFAGGFELDAAADVCDTELTEWDLHDALAALVDKSVLIRDETEGTIRFRMLETVQEYGRDKAEDSGDYLEYVRRHRDWCERLTLRAEAEWIGPHQVQWFARLERELPNLRKALELGLAEASETALRINTAIYLFWVLRGRLGEGRRWCERVLDRTTGARTVDRAKALYGANVMAAMQGDLPAATDRAAQLTALAEQTAEPLVRALATDAAGNLHLGTGDGDPARIVALLADAVDIYESAGDVTLQLDVMISLGWVCALQGDTAQALGYLDEVLAITASAGETMFHSWGSWAAGFAVWRNNEPERAAELLRRGLRAARTAADPLVAAGCLEMLAWIAAEQHNPRRAAVLMGAADSLGRAVGGSPFMFQELRSYREKCASSSRAALGVRAFDTAGADGAAMSFDTAVGFALGEPAEATEPRSGGDLTKRERQVADLVAQGLTNKAIATRLVISPRTAEGHVEHILAKLGFSSRAQIAAWATAQPGP comes from the coding sequence TTGACCAGCTTCATCGATCGGCGGGCCCAGATGGCCGAGGTCGGAAACCGGTTGGCGAGTTCACGCCTGGTGACGCTGACCGGAATCGGCGGCGTCGGTAAGACGAGACTCGCGCTGCGTGTCGCTCACAAGGTGAAACACGAGTTCGCCGGCGGCGCGTGGCTGGTCGAGCTGGGGGACCTGCGAGATGAGAACCTGCTGGTCGATGTCGTGGCCGCCGCCGTCGGCCTGCGGAACCGCGGTGCCCGGCCGATCCTCGAGATGCTCATCGAACAGTTGTCCCCGAGCGACCTGCTTCTCGTGCTGGACAACTGCGAGCAGGTGATCGACGCGGTCACCGAACTCGCCGAATCGCTGCTGAGGACCTGCCCGAACCTGCGAATTCTGGCGACCAGTCGCGAAGCCCTGGGCCTCGGCGGGGAATCGGTGTTCGCGGTGCCCCCCATGGCGATTCCCGGTGTGACCGACCAGCCGTCACTGCGGACAGCGGCACGCTTCGATGCGGTGACCCTGTTCGCCGAACGCGCGGCCGCGGCCGTGCCCGGCTTCGCGATCACCGACGACAACAGGCTCACCGTGGCCCGGATCTGCGCCAGGCTCGACGGCCTGCCGCTGGCGATCGAGCTTGCCGCCGCACGATTGCGGACGATGTCACCGGAGCAGATCCTGTCCCGGCTCGATGACCGATTCACACTGCTGACCCGCGGAAGCCGTGGCGCCCCGAAACGCCAGCAGACTCTGCGGTGGTCCATCGGCTGGAGTTACGACCTGTGCACCTCGATGGAGCAGCGACTGTGGAATCAGCTGTCGGTCTTCGCCGGCGGCTTCGAACTCGACGCCGCCGCGGATGTTTGCGACACCGAACTGACCGAATGGGACTTGCACGATGCGCTGGCGGCGCTGGTCGACAAGTCTGTCCTCATTCGTGACGAAACCGAGGGCACGATCCGCTTCCGGATGCTGGAAACCGTTCAAGAGTACGGCAGAGATAAAGCCGAAGACAGCGGAGATTATCTCGAATACGTTCGGCGGCACCGAGATTGGTGTGAGCGATTGACCCTGCGGGCCGAGGCGGAATGGATAGGCCCGCATCAGGTCCAGTGGTTCGCCCGACTGGAGCGGGAGCTACCCAATCTCCGGAAAGCACTGGAACTCGGCCTGGCCGAGGCAAGCGAGACCGCACTGCGGATCAACACCGCCATCTACCTGTTCTGGGTGTTGCGTGGACGACTCGGCGAGGGACGCCGCTGGTGCGAGCGTGTCCTCGACCGTACGACCGGCGCGCGGACCGTAGACCGGGCCAAAGCGCTCTACGGGGCCAATGTGATGGCCGCGATGCAGGGTGACCTGCCCGCGGCGACCGACCGGGCAGCGCAGCTGACGGCCCTGGCCGAGCAGACCGCAGAACCACTGGTGCGAGCGCTGGCCACGGACGCCGCGGGAAATCTTCATCTCGGCACCGGTGACGGTGATCCGGCGCGGATCGTGGCCCTGCTGGCCGATGCCGTCGACATCTACGAGAGTGCGGGCGACGTCACGCTGCAGCTGGATGTCATGATTTCGCTGGGATGGGTCTGCGCACTACAGGGCGATACAGCGCAGGCTCTCGGGTACCTCGACGAGGTGCTGGCAATCACCGCATCCGCCGGTGAGACCATGTTCCATTCGTGGGGATCGTGGGCGGCGGGTTTTGCCGTATGGCGAAACAATGAACCTGAGCGCGCCGCTGAGCTGTTGCGGAGGGGCCTTCGAGCGGCTCGCACGGCCGCTGACCCGCTCGTCGCTGCCGGATGCCTGGAGATGCTGGCGTGGATTGCGGCCGAGCAGCACAACCCGCGCCGCGCCGCGGTCCTGATGGGTGCCGCCGATTCCCTGGGCCGCGCTGTGGGTGGTTCCCCGTTCATGTTTCAGGAACTGCGCTCCTATCGTGAGAAATGCGCTTCCAGCAGCCGCGCGGCGCTCGGCGTGCGCGCATTCGACACGGCCGGTGCGGACGGCGCCGCGATGAGTTTCGATACCGCCGTCGGCTTCGCACTCGGCGAGCCCGCCGAGGCCACGGAGCCCCGATCAGGGGGCGATCTGACCAAGCGCGAACGTCAGGTGGCCGATCTCGTCGCCCAAGGTTTGACCAACAAGGCGATCGCCACCCGCCTCGTGATCTCACCGCGCACCGCCGAAGGGCATGTGGAGCATATCCTCGCCAAACTCGGATTCAGCTCGCGTGCCCAGATCGCCGCATGGGCCACCGCGCAGCCCGGACCCTAG
- a CDS encoding helix-turn-helix domain-containing protein, which yields MPVPDTSQTLSRGLDVLKVLASSPHARTPAQLATELGLSRTIIYRLVGTLVEHGLVRRGADGTVAISAGALMLTENVLGSVREATREILEDLAREAEATAHFCVADGDDVLAVAVVEPPFTTFHVAYRVGARTARGQGALGAAIEAAQRGEMGLFESEGQLVAGAHGIVAALPGLPGPPAAVGVVTLVGQETAAMTEAVRRAASRLHETLG from the coding sequence ATGCCGGTCCCCGACACCTCGCAGACCCTCAGCCGCGGACTCGACGTGTTGAAGGTGCTGGCCAGCAGTCCGCATGCCCGGACCCCGGCCCAGCTGGCGACCGAACTCGGCCTGTCCCGCACGATCATCTACCGCTTGGTCGGGACCCTCGTCGAGCACGGACTGGTGCGCCGGGGCGCGGACGGGACGGTGGCCATCTCCGCGGGCGCGCTGATGCTCACCGAGAACGTGCTCGGGTCGGTCCGGGAGGCGACCCGCGAAATCCTCGAGGATCTGGCCCGCGAGGCGGAGGCCACCGCGCATTTCTGTGTGGCGGACGGTGACGATGTGCTCGCGGTCGCGGTGGTGGAACCACCGTTCACCACCTTCCATGTCGCCTATCGGGTCGGCGCCCGCACCGCGCGCGGTCAGGGCGCGCTCGGTGCGGCCATCGAGGCGGCGCAGCGCGGCGAGATGGGATTGTTCGAGAGCGAAGGCCAGTTGGTGGCCGGCGCGCACGGCATCGTGGCGGCGCTGCCCGGCCTGCCCGGCCCGCCGGCGGCGGTCGGGGTCGTCACCCTGGTCGGCCAGGAGACTGCGGCGATGACCGAGGCGGTCCGGCGTGCGGCCTCTCGCCTGCACGAGACACTCGGCTGA
- a CDS encoding TetR/AcrR family transcriptional regulator, giving the protein MSAQPSGRRDAQRNRRLLLDAALAAFTDEPDTISLEAIARSAGVGIGTLYRHFPSREALIEAVYRNELERLCDEAGPLLDTRPPAEALRTWLGRYADFVATKQGMAQALREVIASGAVTSAGTRERLGAAIASILAAGGTAGTLRGDIRPEDVTAAMAGATLAGTDRAQTDRLLDLLVDGVRAR; this is encoded by the coding sequence TTGTCTGCGCAGCCGAGCGGACGCCGCGACGCGCAACGCAACCGGCGACTGCTCCTCGATGCCGCGCTCGCGGCGTTCACCGACGAGCCGGACACCATCAGCCTCGAGGCGATCGCCCGATCGGCCGGTGTGGGAATCGGCACGCTGTATCGGCACTTCCCCTCCCGCGAGGCGCTGATCGAGGCCGTCTACCGCAACGAACTGGAACGGCTGTGCGACGAGGCCGGTCCGCTACTCGACACCCGGCCGCCCGCCGAGGCGCTACGCACCTGGCTGGGCCGCTACGCGGATTTCGTCGCGACCAAACAGGGCATGGCGCAGGCGCTGCGTGAGGTCATCGCCTCCGGCGCGGTCACCTCGGCCGGGACCCGCGAACGGCTCGGCGCCGCGATCGCGTCGATACTGGCCGCGGGCGGCACAGCGGGAACGCTGCGCGGGGATATCCGGCCGGAGGATGTGACAGCGGCGATGGCCGGCGCGACGCTGGCCGGTACCGACCGCGCGCAGACTGATCGCCTGCTCGATCTACTCGTCGACGGGGTGCGCGCCCGCTAG